The following coding sequences are from one Lolium rigidum isolate FL_2022 chromosome 6, APGP_CSIRO_Lrig_0.1, whole genome shotgun sequence window:
- the LOC124665560 gene encoding probable jasmonic acid carboxyl methyltransferase 2, with amino-acid sequence MASKHTVHMNQGQGETSYAHNSTIQNAEQNKMKPLIEAAILDLGSNNNTLLPTKMVIADLGCSSGPNALVLVSIAVKAIHSYCIQFQRPPPEVCVLLNDLPDNDFNTVVKSLVKLHSNDPVVVTGVSSGSFYERLFTSGSLHLVCSSNSLHWLSKAPEVLTSNQISAYGMDAYARRESLPMVLEAYGQQFRKDFTLFLELRAKELVPGGRMVVSLPGRRSDELASKFSHIWEAIAQILRVMASEGVISKLKFESFYVPMYAPSDEELREIIQEEGSFSISEMRVHDLTSGGDSTLIIPSRFITLLRAVFEPIIVQHFGNVMDEFVRTAEQRWSQPGSLQEEISGNPRVMLAVSLAKA; translated from the exons ATGGCCTCCAAACACACGGTGCATATGAATCAAGGACAAGGGGAAACAAGCTATGCTCACAACTCTACTATTCAG AATGCTGAACAAAACAAGATGAAACCCCTGATAGAAGCGGCCATCCTTGACTTaggcagcaacaacaacaccTTGTTGCCGACAAAGATGGTGATTGCTGACCTGGGGTGCTCCTCTGGTCCAAACGCGCTAGTGCTGGTGTCAATCGCGGTGAAGGCCATCCATAGTTACTGCATTCAGTTCCAGCGGCCACCACCGGAAGTGTGTGTGCTTCTCAACGACCTACCTGACAATGACTTCAACACTGTGGTGAAGAGCCTAGTCAAGCTCCACAGCAATGATCCTGTTGTTGTAACCGGTGTTTCTTCAGGGTCGTTTTACGAGAGGCTCTTCACTAGTGGATCCTTGCATCTTGTCTGCTCGTCCAACAGCCTGCATTGGCTCTCAAAG GCTCCTGAAGTTCTAACCAGTAACCAGATCTCAGCGTATGGTATGGATGCGTATGCTAGGCGTGAAAGTCTCCCAATGGTCTTGGAGGCTTATGGACAACAGTTCAGGAAAGATTTCACACTTTTCCTGGAATTAAGAGCCAAAGAGTTGGTCCCAGGAGGACGGATGGTTGTTTCTCTTCCAGGGAGGCGTTCTGATGAACTCGCCTCCAAATTCTCTCACATCTGGGAAGCCATAGCTCAGATTTTACGTGTCATGGCTTCAGAG GGTGTGATCAGCAAATTGAAGTTTGAGTCTTTCTACGTGCCGATGTATGCACCTTCCGACGAGGAGCTGAGGGAGATCATCCAAGAAGAGGGATCCTTTTCAATTAGTGAGATGCGGGTGCATGACCTTACAAGCGGTGGGGACAGCACACTCATTATCCCAAGCAGGTTCATAACTCTTTTGAGAGCTGTATTTGAGCCGATAATAGTCCAGCATTTTGGTAATGTCATGGATGAATTTGTGAGGACCGCGGAGCAGCGGTGGAGCCAGCCAGGCAGCTTGCAAGAAGAAATTTCTGGAAACCCGCGAGTTATGTTGGCTGTATCTCTCGCGAAAGCATGA